Proteins encoded in a region of the Sander lucioperca isolate FBNREF2018 chromosome 4, SLUC_FBN_1.2, whole genome shotgun sequence genome:
- the LOC116039691 gene encoding small integral membrane protein 26 has protein sequence MNFKDLLKWNTRLSAVYALGIWTMVGSYAYFRYTGRFKDTPVKEEVPEPEDPNKVVYLSDHSKTVIVYKKDFVPYSTRIYNFIKSFSSQPGGGDGDK, from the exons ATGAATTTCAAAGACCTGTTGAAGTGGAACACACGACTGTCTGCAGTGTACGCTCTTGGTATCTGGACCATGGTCGGTTCCTACGCCTACTTCAGATACACAGGGCGCTTTAAGGACACGCCAG TGAAAGAAGAGGTGCCAGAGCCGGAAGATCCAAACAAGGTCGTCTACCTGTCTGATCACTCCAAAACTGTCATCGTCTACAAGAAAGACTTTGTCCCGTACAGCACAAGGATCTACAATTTCATCAAATCCTTCAGCAGTCAACCTGGGGGTGGAGACGGTGACAAATAG